The following are from one region of the Candidatus Methylomirabilota bacterium genome:
- a CDS encoding amidohydrolase family protein: protein MIVDCHAHLLPPERMAKLIRWTRRFSPVHPIPETVTVETLVAEYAREGVGQVWNFAHAIFPQETDPLNDWNAALAARHPQILAFGTCHPRAPEPLAVVDRCLAGHGFVGMKFHPFVQRFTPWEAGLFPIYERIARYGRIVVFHTGFEEFYGGALPIAGFEAILAAFPELPVVFAHANYPRIGEAFELVARHPNLYLDTVHAFAPVAQTWDRRDGASTWAELRRGIEAFPDRVMFGTDHPSGTGTLAEMYRDLHAFGLAPGVEARLLGDTARGLVERTRARGSAR, encoded by the coding sequence GTGATCGTCGACTGCCACGCGCACCTCTTGCCGCCCGAGCGGATGGCGAAGCTGATCCGGTGGACGCGCCGGTTCAGCCCGGTGCATCCGATCCCGGAGACCGTGACCGTGGAGACCCTCGTCGCGGAGTACGCGCGGGAAGGCGTCGGCCAGGTCTGGAACTTCGCCCACGCGATCTTCCCCCAGGAGACGGACCCGCTCAACGACTGGAACGCGGCCCTGGCCGCGCGCCACCCGCAGATCCTGGCGTTCGGCACCTGTCACCCGAGGGCGCCGGAGCCGCTCGCCGTCGTCGACCGCTGCCTGGCGGGCCACGGGTTCGTCGGGATGAAGTTCCACCCCTTCGTGCAGCGCTTCACGCCCTGGGAGGCCGGGCTCTTCCCGATCTACGAGCGGATCGCCCGCTACGGCCGGATCGTCGTCTTCCACACGGGCTTCGAGGAGTTCTACGGAGGCGCGCTCCCGATCGCCGGCTTCGAGGCGATCCTGGCCGCGTTTCCGGAGCTCCCGGTGGTCTTCGCGCACGCCAACTACCCGCGGATCGGCGAGGCCTTCGAGCTGGTGGCGCGGCACCCGAATCTCTACCTCGACACCGTCCACGCCTTCGCGCCGGTCGCCCAGACGTGGGACCGGCGCGACGGGGCATCCACGTGGGCCGAGCTTCGGCGGGGCATCGAGGCGTTTCCCGACCGCGTCATGTTCGGGACCGATCATCCGTCGGGGACGGGGACGCTCGCCGAGATGTACCGTGACCTCCACGCCTTCGGACTGGCCCCCGGCGTCGAGGCGCGGCTGCTCGGCGACACCGCGCGGGGCCTGGTGGAGCGGACGCGAGCCCGCGGGTCGGCGAGGTGA